Within the Chlamydiota bacterium genome, the region ATGCAATTTTTATGCACTGTTTGCCCGCTTTTCATGATCAAAATACTGTTGTTGGCAAAGAGTTGTATAAAAAATATGGCCTGCGTGAGTTGGAAGTAACAGACGAGGTCTTTAGAAGCCATTATTCTGTGGTTTTTGAAGAAGCAGAAAATAGGCTGCATACGATCAAGGCTGTGATGGTCTCAACAATTGGAAACGTATAATTATGGAAAACCAAGAAAAAATAGATTTTGAAAAAGCGTCTGTTGAAGAGGCGCTAAAAACTCTGTCTGTTGATAGTAATCAAGGTTTATCAGAAGACGAAGTTAAAAATAGAGAATTGCAATATGGGAAAAATACAATTCCTGAAAAAAAAGAATCTCTTCTGAAAAAATTTTTGAGCCACTTTATTGGGCCGATCCCATTTATGATTGAATTGGCTGCAATTTTGTCTGGAATTTTACACAATTGGCCAGATCTCATCATCATTGTGGCATTACTACTCGTCAATTCGCTGTTAGGTTTTTTTCAAGAATACAAAGCAGGCAACGCCATCGAAGCATTGAAAAAAGATTTAGCGCTCAATGCAAGAGTGCTAAGAGCTGGAAATTGGAAAGAGCTACTCGCAGCAGATCTTGTGCCAGGTGACATTATAATGGTTAAATTGGGAAATATTATCCCGGCCGACGTCAAAATTATTTCAGGGGATTATCTTTCTGTAGATCAATCTGCCATGACGGGAGAATCTTTACCCGTCAACAAAAAGGTAGGAGACACTGCCTATTCGAGTACCATTGCAAAATTGGGAGAAGTGCAGTGTGTCGTCATTGGCACAGGTCTTAATACCTTGTTTGGTAAAACCACAGAGCTTGTGGCGACAGCTGAAACAAAATCGCATTACCAAGCTGCGATATTCAAGATTGGGAATTTTTTAATTACTTCTACAATTTCTGTCTGTACAGTGTTGTTCATTACCGATTTATATAAGATCAAAGTTTCACATACTTTGACAGAAGATTTTACGACATTGATTATCTTTATGCTGGTGCTACTTGTCGGAGGTATTCCTATTGCTCTGCCTTCTGTGTTGTCTGTTACAATGGCAATTGGGGCGAGAAAACTTGCCAAGATGAAAGCGATTGTCTCAAAGCTGACTGCCATCGAAGCTCTTGCTGGTATGGATTTGTTGTGTTCTGACAAAACAGGAACGCTCACAAAAAATGAGCTCATTATTGGAAAGATTAAGACATTTAACCAAGCCTCTGAAGAAGACATTATTTTAAACGCCTCTTTGTCAACGTCAAAAGTTGCAGAAGATGCCATCGATAAAGCGATTTTGGATAAATTGGGAGATAAAGATAAGCTTAAATCTTTTGAAATAAAAAAGTACATACCTTTTGATCCTGTGATTAAACGTACTGAATCCACTGTTCAAAATCCTGATGGGTCAACAGTACAGATCACAAAAGGCGCGCCGCAAGTGATTTTAAAAATGACAAATCCAGATGAGAAGTTTCAAAATGAAGTGATGGAAATCATCACAGATTTTGCAAAAAAAGGGTATCGTACATTAGGTGTTGCCAAAACGGATGCCAAAGGAAATTGGATTTTTCTAGGTATCATTTCCCTTTTTGATCCTCCTCGTGATGATACATTAGATACATTGAAACACATTAAAGAGATGGGCATCGGTGTGAAGATGCTTACAGGGGATCATACGGCCATTGCTCAAGAATTGGGGGGACAACTTGGCTTTGGGTCCAATATTGTCGCTTTTCAAGAAGTTGAGCAAAAAGATGAAAAAACAAAAGAAGAGCTGACAGAAAAAGCAGATGGCTTTGCCGAGATTTTTCCAGAACATAAATTTAATATCGTAAAAATTCTGCAAAAACTCAAACACATTGTCGGTATGACAGGAGATGGAGTGAATGATGCGCCTGCTTTAAAACAATCTGATATTGGCATTGCCGTTTCGGGTGCCACAGATGCTGCAAGAGCAGCTGCCGACATCGTATTGACAGCTCCTGGCTTAAACGTGATTGCACATGCGATCGAAAATGCACGTGAAGTGTTTGGTCGTATGAAGAGTTATACGATGTATCGCATTAGTGAAACCATGCGCCTTTTGCTCTTTTTATTTTTAT harbors:
- a CDS encoding Calcium-transporting ATPase 1, giving the protein MENQEKIDFEKASVEEALKTLSVDSNQGLSEDEVKNRELQYGKNTIPEKKESLLKKFLSHFIGPIPFMIELAAILSGILHNWPDLIIIVALLLVNSLLGFFQEYKAGNAIEALKKDLALNARVLRAGNWKELLAADLVPGDIIMVKLGNIIPADVKIISGDYLSVDQSAMTGESLPVNKKVGDTAYSSTIAKLGEVQCVVIGTGLNTLFGKTTELVATAETKSHYQAAIFKIGNFLITSTISVCTVLFITDLYKIKVSHTLTEDFTTLIIFMLVLLVGGIPIALPSVLSVTMAIGARKLAKMKAIVSKLTAIEALAGMDLLCSDKTGTLTKNELIIGKIKTFNQASEEDIILNASLSTSKVAEDAIDKAILDKLGDKDKLKSFEIKKYIPFDPVIKRTESTVQNPDGSTVQITKGAPQVILKMTNPDEKFQNEVMEIITDFAKKGYRTLGVAKTDAKGNWIFLGIISLFDPPRDDTLDTLKHIKEMGIGVKMLTGDHTAIAQELGGQLGFGSNIVAFQEVEQKDEKTKEELTEKADGFAEIFPEHKFNIVKILQKLKHIVGMTGDGVNDAPALKQSDIGIAVSGATDAARAAADIVLTAPGLNVIAHAIENAREVFGRMKSYTMYRISETMRLLLFLFLSMLVFDQHPLTAIMIVIIAFLNDIPIMMIAYDHMASLEKPKEWDMKEIFSVSVGLAIVGVISTFGLYWIAQEVWLLKSEMCRTLSFMAILCGGMLTIYLMRNDKMFWHKPHPELKFFIATLVPLVLGTIFSVYGFGTDDFVGIGWKYVGLSWIYILIWFFICACTKILIYKLLRVSHWDK